ACCCTCTGTGTATACTCTGACATTATTCCAGACGAGATATTCGCCGAAGCGGTCAGGATCACCAGGGAAGCCTGGAGCCGGTGTTGTAGGTGCAGACGGATTCTTGGATAGATTCACGTCCATAACTTGATAGAAGGCATTTGGCGTGTCCGCGATATCCCATACAGCGACGATGACATAATATCCTTCACGGTCATTCGGAACGAAGCAGTCATTGTAGACGTCATTCGGCGGGATTGCGCCGTCATCGACATATCTGCAGAACAACTCCAGATCGGAGCGCTTGAGCGGCGAATTCGGGTCCCAGCCTTTCTTAGTAATATAGTAGTCCCAGGTGTTCGTGCTATGGTTAGCGACGATCTTCCAGTGGAATGTATGTTCACCGCCGGTCATATTCACTTTGCTCCAGCGAGTTGATGTTTGTGCATCAAGCTCCAGGAATATTCCGGCACTGGCGATTTTGCCATCAGGTACGCCGAACTCAGGGAAATCACCACGGCCTTCTACACTAAATGGTTCGTAGACGATAGCCCCACAGTTCGTATTTTGTCCAGTTGAACACAGATGTGCGCGGCTGTCTACAACATAGCCATGTGCGGAAGCGCTATTCGCGAAGATCAGAGAGCATGCAAAGATGAGAAATAAGGTACCTGCTGTAACGTAGAGCATCTTCAGTCTTGAGAAATGAGTGCCAGCAAAAGCTTGAACCGTCATATTAATCTCCTCCTTCGTTTAAATAAAATAAATCCCTCTTTATTCTAGTTAATACAAAGTTAGCGCTTACATATGACTTGATTCTTGGGTCATGTAGATCTCAGAAGTGCAGTCGCAGCAGTGAACCACTCTCCTCCTTTCATAACTAGCAATTATGATCAAATCCCTATACCCAAACCCAAACGATAAATGAGAGCCGAGCTTCTTCAGGAGATGATGTCGGTGTCCTGTAGAAGAATCAACTAAACCTATGAAAATGAACTCTATATCAATGTGTGTCGTATATTAAATTTTTTAATAGTAAAATTTGTTATATATTATTCCAAAATACTAGAAATGTCAATTGCTTTACATAAAAAGATATATTTTTCTTTATATGTTATTTGGTAGCGCGTTTATGGTCGCATAATTTTACAAATGATTCTTTTCTATGAAATCTAATCAGAGATGCTAACTAAGTTGCTCTATATCCGTTACATAGTACAGGGAACAAATTGTAGAGATAACGTAGGCGACAACAAATAAAATTTTTTTTAAAAAATGATGCAGGGGTAGCCCAGCTAGCCCACGTCTATTATATGGAAGGAGGGGAGAAAGATTGGCGAAAAGGATGAAGTGCGCTTTATTCAGAAGCTCAGACAAGGGGACCGGGAAGCGTTCCGCGAGCTTGTGCAGACTTACCGGAACCATGTCTATCGAATAGCTTACTCAGTACTGCATGATGAGCAGGAAGCCGAGGACGCTGCGCAGGAAACTTTTCTGCAGATCTATAACTCTCTCTCCGAATACCGTGAGCAAGGCTTCAAGACCTGGTTAACCCGAATAGCTCTACATAAAGCGATTGATCTGAAGCGCAAGCGGGAGCGTCGCAGGGAACAGCAAGGGGATGTAATTGAGTTGGCTTCACGAATGCCGGTCCAATCGGAGCATATACTCCAAGGGCTGCTCGCAGAGGAGCAGAGGGATGAACTGAGACAGAAAATCAAGCAGCTTCCGGACGGGCATCAGACGATCATTACGGCCTTCTACTTGGACGGTAAAAGCTATGGTCAGATCGCCGCTGAGCTGGATATCACCGAGAAGACGGTGGAATCGAAGCTGTATCGCGCGAGAAGATGGATGAGAGAGCATTGGAAGGAGGAGGAATGGTAGTGAGACCACAGGATCAAGCTTCCATGCAGATCTGGAAGGCGTATATTCAAGGAGAATTAACTTGGGAAGAAGAGAAGCGGTTGGAGAATATGCTGCTTGAAGATGAGGAAGCCGCACTCCTCTATTCTGAAGCTCTATCATCGTTAGAGAGTGAACTGCCAGAAATGAGAGAGGATGAGCGTTGGCTAGAGGGGCTGATGACCTCATTGCCGGATGCCTCGGATAAAGCAGACCCTGCGAAGGAGCAGAGCTTCATCGGCAGATGGTTCAATCAGGCTTGGCTGCAATACGTGATCGCTGCGTCGATTACTTTGTTGCTGATGACAGGTGGTTTCTTCGATCATTTATTCTCAAGGGCTAATGAGGCAATCCACCGTCCTAATCAGGATGTATCGGTTAGTGATAGGCTGATGAAGGCGACTACCGGTTGGTTCGATAAATTGAATAAGTAAATGGGATAGCATGACTAATACTTGATACAGAAAGGAAGGAATGACATTGGCACATTATCGCAATCGCTTGCTTGCGCTTATATTAAACCTGATTCCCGGCCTGGGGCATCTTTATTGGGGGAAGAAGGTAAGAGGCGTGCTCTACCCGGTATTTTTCTTTGGGGGGATTTTGTTCGGAATTCTATTAGCAATAGCATCAAGAGAGGAAGTATTCCTTGGTATAACCGCTGTTGCAGCGTTTATTCTCTGGTGCATCTCCATGCTCGATCTTATTATCGTGCTGCTGCGGGAGCCGGCTGTCATTCAGCAGCCTATTGTTGCAGATCCGCTTGATCCATTGGGAATTATTCCTCCACCGATGAGTCAAAAAGATAAGGATACGGAGCGTTTCTTCATTATTCTGCTCTCGTTCGTGCCTGGCCTCGGCCATTTCCAGTTGGGACTGATGCAGAGAGGGCTGTCCTTCCTGATCTCGTTCTTCGGACTGTTTACAATGCTGCTGTTCGTGACGGGCATAACACATGAGTCGGTGTTTCTTCTGTTCCTTGGGCTGCTGCCAATCATCTGGCTCTATTCTATGTTCGATGCAGTAGGGCTCGTTCACCGCAAGCAGGCGGGGGGGATTATCCAGGACCGCAATTTGTTCGATGAATGGGAATCCGGCCGGATCGACGGCAGACGAAGCAAAATTCTTGCCACCTTGCTATCGGCGTTTCCAGGTGCGGGTCAAATGTATCTCGGTCTTCAGAAGCGTGGTTTGCAATTAATGGTGCTGTTCCTCGGCAGCTTCTATGTGATCGATGTACTGCGTTTAAAAGTATTTCTATTCGTGATTCCAATCATCTGGTTCTTCAGTCTTTTCGATGGGCTGCAGCATATTAGTCGTTATGGCATTTTGCCGCTAGAGGATCGGCCATTAATCGGTAGCAAAGGAAATTATCAGCACTGGCTTGGCATCATTCTGATTCTGTTAGGAGTCTATTATGTCTCTATGGATCTGCTGGTTCCGATGATCGAGAAGTATTTCCCGGGACTTCGCATCACTTACTTTGTATACGAATATTTGCGTCCTGCCCTGATTGCTTTCCTGTTAATCGGCGGAGGATTGAAGTTGCTGTCTGCTGGCACGCGGAATAAATCGGTACTCTGAGGCGATGAATCGAGGGTGATCACTGACTGTGCTAACTTTAACCAGAACATAAGCGTTTAATATTAGAGGCTTCGCTCCCAAAGAGCTGTAGCCTCTCTATTTTTATATTGATGTCTATTCCCATATCGCCTATGCAGTGATCGCTGTGGGTGCACTCGCCTTTGTCGTGCTGTTCTTGCGCAAACGAAAAAAAGTGCAGTCCTAGAGCAACCCAATCTTTATAGCTTAGGAGCGAAAGCAAGCAAATGGATATCATTTCACTTATAAAAGCATTTATTCTCGGTATTGTAGAAGGGCTGACAGAATTTGCTCCGGTCTCGTCTACGGGGCATATGATTATCGTCGACGATATGTGGCTGAAGACTGATCTGATCTTCACCTCTAAATATGTCGCTAACACGTTCAAGGTAGTGGTTCAGCTCGGGTCCATTCTGGCCGTGCTTGTCGTATTTAAAGATCGCTTCATCGATATGCTTGGGCTGTCTCGGTTCAAAGCCAAGGGACGGGGAGAGCCGAGGAGTGGGAGTATGTCTGGGCGGTATCAAGGGAGACGCCTGAAGCTTCTCGCGTTCCGGATCGACCATATCTGGCGGCGTACTGCTTGGACTTAGCTACCGAGCGGCCGCGGACTTTACATTCATTATGGCGGTGCCGATCATGGCCGGTGCCAGTGCGCTCTCATTAATTAAGAATTGGCAGTACTTCACACTCGACGCTCTGCCCTTCTTCATCGTTGGATTTATCGCGGCCTTCTTGTTCGCTTTGCTGTCGATCCGCTTCTTCCTGAAGCTGATTAACCGGGTGAAGCTGGTCCCGTTTGCGGTGTATCGAATATTACTGGCAGTCGTCATCTGGTTTGTATATTTCTAGAATAGTTGCCTGGAAGATTTCTGAAGTAAAAATGATCTGCATACAGCTCTTTGGACCCTCTGTCGGTTAATCCGGCGGGGGGTTCGTGCATTAGAATCAAACTTCGATAAGATACGAGAGCCATAGATTTAAAATGAAAATGCAGGTATTTATTTTCCAGACAAAGAAATATATAGGGTGAAACATGCATCTAAGAATTTGAATGACATGCAAACGGGACAGGAGGCCAATAATGCGATTTATGATGATTGTCAAAGCTACATCCGATTCCGAGGCTGGCGTGAAGCCCAGTCCGGAGCTTCTGGAGGCGATGCTCAGGTATAACGAGGAATTGGCAAAGGCTGGCGTTCTAGTGGCCGCAGACGGTCTGCGGCCGAGCTCGGGCGGAATCCGTATTTCCTATCCGGAGCCCGGAGGAAAGCCAAAAATGGTGGACGGGCCGTTCACCGAATCGAAGGAGATTATTGCAGGCTATACCCTGATCGAGGTGAATTCACGGGAAGAGGCAATTGAATGGGCGCTGCGTATGCCGGACCCGCATGGTCAAGGGCAAGGAGAGATCGAGCTGCGGCAAATATTTGACCCGGAAGAGTTATCGTCCGACGCGGACACCCAAGCTAAGATCAAAGGGCAGTTCGGATTATGAACGTAGGCAAAATGGAATAAGACATGTTTTTAAAAAAATATTTTTGGTTGTTGTCGATTTTGCGATTTCCCATTCGTCGTTTAGATAGAAACGGCTTCCAAGCAGTTTGAAGCACGCAGGTTTCAATCTAATAAATGGTGAAAGGTAGGTCGTTGAAATGAATGCAAAACTAGTTCCTTATCTGATGTCGGAGGATGCAAGAACTCAGGCGGAGTTTTACAAAAAGGTACTTAGCGGCGAGATCCTAGCGATCAAGACATATGGTGAGGTGCCAGGTACTCCTGAAGAGATTAAAGATAAAGTGATGCATATGGTTTTATCTTTGGCAGGAGGAAATATACTATTCTTTAGCGATATTTTTGAACCTGTGGAGGGCAACCGCAACATAAGTCTGTCATTGACTTTCGAGGATGAGACGGAGGCGAGACAGGCCTTTGCAGAACTTAGGGAAGGCGGAGAGATCCGTTATCCGTTCGAGCTTCAGCCATGGGGAGCCTGTTATGGTGAAATCTTGGACCGATTCGGTGTTACGTGGCAGTTTGCTACAACAATCTGATCATAGATTTGGAAGAACTCTATTTTATACCTAAGGGGGAAGATGATATGAATCAAGAGGTCACGGACTTTATCAATGAAATCAAGGAGACTTGGCAAAAGGAAGTAGCGATCAGCTTACGTGAGTTGGTTTATCAGGCAATCCCGGATGCCCAGGAGCGTCTTCAATATAAGAAGCCTCATTTCTTGAAGAATGGAAAATATGCCGCTGTCATTTCCACCTCCAAGGATGCGGTCAGCTTTACGATTTTTAATCCGGCGGGGATTGAATTTCCCGAAGGAATATTCGATGGTCCTCCTGAGCGAAAAACGTTGAAGCTGCGCCAGGGGCAAGCTTATGACTCGGAGCAGCTGGCGAATCTTGTTACCCAGGCTACGAGTATATAACCATCCACTAGAAATAACCCTTCGATCATTTAAAATGATGGAGGGTTATTTTGCAGACAATCCTTTGTACATGCTTCGGTACACGGCAGGGGTGAGGCTCTCAAACTTCTTGAACGTCTTAATGAAATAGCCCGCATCGCAGAAGCCCAGATCATCACTCACTTGATTAACCGACAAATCGGTGGATTCAAGTAGCTGCTTGGCCCATTCAATCTTCAATCTGGCAATGAAGACCGAGAAAGTCTCTCCCGTCTCCTTGGTGAAGATCCGACTGAAGTAGCTGGGACTGAGATGACAGAGCTTAGCCATCTCCTTCAAGCCGAAGCTCTCCTGTTTATGCGCATAAATATAATCAAAGGCAGGTTGGAGTACAGAATTCGAGGAGATGAATCTGTCAGCTCCGTTTTTTAACTTCGTGTTGATTAACGCCCCCGACAACTCCTGCTGGATCGATTGAATTTTACGATATGTACGGTCGGATGGGTCTAGTACTTGGCTAGAATTGGGACTGGAAGCGTCTAAATTTGAGGTCAGCATTCCTTTGTACAGATCGACGGTCGTATGCTTCTGAATCGCTTCTTCCACGATATAAGTGCTTAATTGCAGCAGCAGGTCCACGCATTTCGTCACTTCATCATAAGATAAGACCGGCAAAGCATTGTAATGCTCCTCTAGCGCTTGGAACTTGCGATAGGTCTCAACATTGGGAGGTCGCGATACGACCTGTTCCAGCAGAGGCATATCAGGTTCACGCAGCTTAAGCTGACCGGCCATAATAGCACCAAGATATTGATTGTCGATAATGATCGGTATGGCGATATCGATAATATTGAAATGGCATAAATAGATATATGGTTTATTCTGACGGACGGCTTCAAGCCCGCCGCGGGCATCACATTTTTGACAATATTGCGAGAGATGGGAGTCCTGACGTACCCCTTGACAGAAGGGCTGACAGTAGCTGTGTTTGGTCACAGGAATACCCTTATAATCAACCGTCAGAATGGCCATCTTCGTCACAAGCGATAGAGCATCCTGCAGCTTTTCCCATTTCCCCAGATCTATAATCTCTTCTAAGTCAAATCGGGATTTGGACATGGTTGTCATCTCCAGTTTAAGTAATAGAAACACACACTATATTTATTATAGCGAATTGTTCTATTAGAGGACAAGAAAATACGATTACATAGAACAATGACAAGAAAACACGATAAGAAAACGCTTTAAATCGAGCTCTTTGTTTCATGCTTCTCAAAATAGTGCATCCTATAATTAATGTATAAACGATTTGAGGAGGATGTAAGATGAGAAGAGCGTTTATTAGTCCAACGAAATATGTGCAAGGGGAAAATGAACTGTTAAATCTGGGCTATTTTGTGAAGACATTTGGTGATTCTGCACTGTTAATTGCACATCCTGATGATGTAGCACGAGTGAAGGACAAGCTTGAGGCAACTAAACATAAATTCGACATTACCTTTGTAGAAAGCGGATTTCATGGGGAATGTTCGCGTCCGGAAGTAGCTAGATTGCAGGCGTTGGCGAAGGAGCATAACTGTGCATGTACGATTGGTCTTGGCGGCGGCAAGGCGATTGATACGGCAAAATGTGTAGCTGAAGGCGAGGCTCTGATCATCGTACCGACGATCGCGGCCACCGATGCACCAACAAGCCATTCCGCCGTTCTCTATACTCCAGAGGGAGAATTCGATGATTATGCGTATTTTAAGCAAAGTCCGAGTGTAGTCATGATCGATACGACAGTCATTGCTCAAGCGCCGACGAGATTTCTCGTTGCCGGGATGGGAGATGCACTCTCGACTTATTTTGAGGCTAGAGCTACAGCAAATTCGTATTCCAATGTGAACGCCGGATTGCCGTGCGGTGTCCGCGAAGGCGTATGCGGTGATGCCAAAGGGACGATTACAGCGCTGGGACTCGCCAAGCTATGTTATGAGACCTTGCTGGAGAACGGTTATAAGGCCAAGCTGGCCTGTGATCAGAATATTGTGACCCCGGCTCTGGAGAATATCGTAGAGACGAATATTCTGTTATCAGGATTAGGCTTTGAAAGCGGCGGACTGGCTGCGATTCATGCCATTCACAACGGCCTAACAGCTCTAGAAGGGACGCATCATTATTACCATGGGGAGAAGGTTGCCTTCAGTACGATTGCCCAATTAGTGCTTGAAAATGCCGACCGGGCAGAAATGAAAGAAGTGCTGGATT
The window above is part of the Paenibacillus lutimineralis genome. Proteins encoded here:
- a CDS encoding RNA polymerase sigma factor, which gives rise to MRFIQKLRQGDREAFRELVQTYRNHVYRIAYSVLHDEQEAEDAAQETFLQIYNSLSEYREQGFKTWLTRIALHKAIDLKRKRERRREQQGDVIELASRMPVQSEHILQGLLAEEQRDELRQKIKQLPDGHQTIITAFYLDGKSYGQIAAELDITEKTVESKLYRARRWMREHWKEEEW
- a CDS encoding PocR ligand-binding domain-containing protein translates to MSKSRFDLEEIIDLGKWEKLQDALSLVTKMAILTVDYKGIPVTKHSYCQPFCQGVRQDSHLSQYCQKCDARGGLEAVRQNKPYIYLCHFNIIDIAIPIIIDNQYLGAIMAGQLKLREPDMPLLEQVVSRPPNVETYRKFQALEEHYNALPVLSYDEVTKCVDLLLQLSTYIVEEAIQKHTTVDLYKGMLTSNLDASSPNSSQVLDPSDRTYRKIQSIQQELSGALINTKLKNGADRFISSNSVLQPAFDYIYAHKQESFGLKEMAKLCHLSPSYFSRIFTKETGETFSVFIARLKIEWAKQLLESTDLSVNQVSDDLGFCDAGYFIKTFKKFESLTPAVYRSMYKGLSAK
- a CDS encoding VOC family protein, giving the protein MNAKLVPYLMSEDARTQAEFYKKVLSGEILAIKTYGEVPGTPEEIKDKVMHMVLSLAGGNILFFSDIFEPVEGNRNISLSLTFEDETEARQAFAELREGGEIRYPFELQPWGACYGEILDRFGVTWQFATTI
- a CDS encoding DUF6677 family protein; the protein is MAHYRNRLLALILNLIPGLGHLYWGKKVRGVLYPVFFFGGILFGILLAIASREEVFLGITAVAAFILWCISMLDLIIVLLREPAVIQQPIVADPLDPLGIIPPPMSQKDKDTERFFIILLSFVPGLGHFQLGLMQRGLSFLISFFGLFTMLLFVTGITHESVFLLFLGLLPIIWLYSMFDAVGLVHRKQAGGIIQDRNLFDEWESGRIDGRRSKILATLLSAFPGAGQMYLGLQKRGLQLMVLFLGSFYVIDVLRLKVFLFVIPIIWFFSLFDGLQHISRYGILPLEDRPLIGSKGNYQHWLGIILILLGVYYVSMDLLVPMIEKYFPGLRITYFVYEYLRPALIAFLLIGGGLKLLSAGTRNKSVL
- a CDS encoding YciI family protein: MRFMMIVKATSDSEAGVKPSPELLEAMLRYNEELAKAGVLVAADGLRPSSGGIRISYPEPGGKPKMVDGPFTESKEIIAGYTLIEVNSREEAIEWALRMPDPHGQGQGEIELRQIFDPEELSSDADTQAKIKGQFGL
- a CDS encoding lytic polysaccharide monooxygenase; its protein translation is MTVQAFAGTHFSRLKMLYVTAGTLFLIFACSLIFANSASAHGYVVDSRAHLCSTGQNTNCGAIVYEPFSVEGRGDFPEFGVPDGKIASAGIFLELDAQTSTRWSKVNMTGGEHTFHWKIVANHSTNTWDYYITKKGWDPNSPLKRSDLELFCRYVDDGAIPPNDVYNDCFVPNDREGYYVIVAVWDIADTPNAFYQVMDVNLSKNPSAPTTPAPGFPGDPDRFGEYLVWNNVRVYTEGEIVLHNGQLWEALWWTQNQEPGTTGQWGPWRLIGPAPNQ
- a CDS encoding glycerol dehydrogenase, yielding MRRAFISPTKYVQGENELLNLGYFVKTFGDSALLIAHPDDVARVKDKLEATKHKFDITFVESGFHGECSRPEVARLQALAKEHNCACTIGLGGGKAIDTAKCVAEGEALIIVPTIAATDAPTSHSAVLYTPEGEFDDYAYFKQSPSVVMIDTTVIAQAPTRFLVAGMGDALSTYFEARATANSYSNVNAGLPCGVREGVCGDAKGTITALGLAKLCYETLLENGYKAKLACDQNIVTPALENIVETNILLSGLGFESGGLAAIHAIHNGLTALEGTHHYYHGEKVAFSTIAQLVLENADRAEMKEVLDFSLSIGLPVCLADIGVEHVTYEELLEVAKKACIAEESIHSMPFPISEDAVASAIMAADHLGRQYKLTKEV
- a CDS encoding DUF1801 domain-containing protein, encoding MNQEVTDFINEIKETWQKEVAISLRELVYQAIPDAQERLQYKKPHFLKNGKYAAVISTSKDAVSFTIFNPAGIEFPEGIFDGPPERKTLKLRQGQAYDSEQLANLVTQATSI